The DNA segment TGCAATGTAAACAGGGCAAGTTTTATAAAGGTAGATTTTCGCTTTCCTTATATTTAAGTGACGCTCTACAGCGTAAACAACGGCAAAAGCCGCAAGGGAGCCTGTAAACGTTGGTCCGATTGGTGTATACTTTAGACCTCACATTAGCATTAATTAGAACAAACAAGCACTGTTTCGGGTATATTAGTGTATTACAGTTACTTAGGGTAAAGAGTGCCCATTACTTGAAAAAAATTGAATATGTGCGCCTTTTTAAAAGTTACCGAGTTAAAAGCCAGTGCGCTTCAATAGCACTCTTCAAACAACTAAAAGTTATCATTTTGCATCCGGAAACATTGAGATAGTGTGAGAGAGAAGATTACTCCTCGTGATATAAAGAAGAAGCAAGTGTCTGAACGTTATGCACGCGTGATCCTTTAAAGGCGATCTCACAGTACAGTCGACTTCTAGAAGCGCAACAGGGCTTTAGTGGCTTTAGTGACTTTCTCACACGATGACACTAAAGCAACGATGACGATATGCTTTTTTTATTGAGCGGTACGTCTCTAAGTCGCCCAGTTCGCGTAGAGTAGCAAGAGGTGGCCAGTGCTGACCTCCAAATGGCGTTTTCTGGAAGTTTAGCAATATTTGTGGCACTTAGGCAGACAGCTTTAGAAATAAATAAAGCCATAGCAGTTAAAAGAAGAAACAGTTCATCCCTTGGCATATGACAGATCGCCCCACCCCTCTCCCCCctcaaaaaagtaataataaataaatagaacgACCAAAAAGCCTGGATGAGCGAGCGACTGATAGACTCCTCGTCGAGAAAACAAGTCATGTTCAAGCTCTTCTCACCGACAAAAACCCCAGGCGTAGTGTCATCGCGACTAACCCACGCATAAAAATAGAGTTTATTCTTTCTCTCCGACCCGCTGTACATAGGAAAGGCTTAACACGTCTTACCAATTCACATTTGTACGCGTCTTGTAAGAAAAGGGGTGAACAGCGTGTttatgtttgtgtgtgcgtgtttttgtgtgtgtatgcgcgtgtttgcgtgtgtgcgtgtgtgcgtgtgtgcgtgcgtgcgtgagtgagtgagtgagtgagtgagtgagtgagtgagtgagtgagtgagtgagtgagtgagtgagtgagtgagtgagtgagtgagtgagtgagtgagtgagtgagtgagggcgCCTGTCTGTGTTTTGCAAATGCGCTGGTTTTGTTTCCGTGAAGCACGCAGATACGCATTCCTAATACTCACAATATCACACGTATAGCTTCTTGCGTCCGTTTTAAGCCTACAACAGGACAGCGCGTCTTTGGCTGTCTATTCGCCTCGCAAAAAAAATTTAGGAGAACGCCCGCAAGTACGTCGCACAGAGTAAATCTCAATTATGCGATATGCAGATAATCGCAACTGGGAAGACTTCAGAATAGCGTCCATCGCTCACCTTGGAGCCCGAGGCCCAGAATGACGCAAGAGGTGATTTGAACTTTATTTCACAGGAGGAATAACAGCATGGAGCGTTCGAACTTCTCCATTTCATGTCCTGCTGAGGTCAAATAAGGGGAACTAGTCTGTGTGCGTTTGCTTGAAAGATTCCATTTAATTTCGTTAGAAGCTTTAGCAAAGAAGggagaagacaaaagaaaatggAAGTGACAAGTCTAGCGGCTGCTTCGCCCACCATTATTCAATGCGATTAAAGCGCAAATGCACGGGACGAAAGAAAGAACACGTATACACAGTTGAGGTTGGGAAACTCGAGGTTAGCCTGCTTTACCCAGTGTATCTATGCGTGGATAAATAATGGGTGGTTGGGAGAGCAGATGGATGGGTGCGCGGAGTTTTACAGGTGTATAATAATGAGCAAGCTTTGCAGCGAAGGCAGGAGAGATGTTGCTGCCAAGTGAATGCGGAAACCTGGCGAAAGTGTGCACTGGGGGACGAATGAACGAGCATGCCAGCGGTGACAGGAATGGGAAACATGTACATTGAATCACGCGAGGATCATTGATTATCCTTCATTTAACGCCGGTTTTGCACTACCCTAGGAGACGGCCGAAGTTTGGCCcgataataaaaataaatacgaaAATCCCGACAAATGGTAAAAATTACAATGAACATTGAACCACACGAGGCCAATAAACAACAATGAACCAAGTTTATCAGTgacgtaaaagaaagaaatacagaacCACTGTTTGATAAACACTTTTGAAAACAACGGTGTGTCTCAGAATCTGAGCTTTCGGCGATCACCACTTATGCGACCTAAGTAGTGAAACTTGCAGCGCTATCTATTGTAGCCTAACGAATGTCGGGATCATATGTCAGAACATTAACTTAAATTTCCATTTTGTCATTTTCTTACTCGCAACGAAAAACGTTGCGCTTAAAATTGATCAGCATATTAGGAATCATCATATCCCATCTTCATTACATGCCGCAGTCGACGCCCCTatcatgcgtgttctgtaaagCGAAAATTTCTTTGCCAGCGAAGTCTCAGCTTGCCTCAGAAATGCTTTGTTTTTTAGTAAAAAACAATGTAGCCGTGATTTTTAAAATGCATATTGGCGTTTTAAGATTGTCTGTACGGGCAACGAGTTATCAGTCGGTATCTTAACTATAGAACATTATATCCCTACAATTCGGGACGTCACCATCTAATTCAAATATTTAAAATTCGAAATGATTTCACATATGCTGGCGAGGCCGAATTAACGGGAATCTTCTATGTATTCAGCTTACTTTTTAATTGTCAATGGCAACTCACGTGCGAGGCTCGCAGTTTCTAAGTGAACAAACATAGACATGTTGACACAGCCACGAACTGCCGAGTTTGTGGTTCGCGCTCCAACACCAGCTGGCCGCACTCTCGCAAGGCGAAATACCCGTCAGCGTCATTAGCGAAAACAATAGCGTTACCGACAACACTGACCGAGGGGCCCATGCTCCATCAAAACGTAAAGCCGGCGAGTATAAGCGGCTTCATATTGAGACTATATGCCGCATTGTTTAAAGATTCATGTAGACATGCGCATAACTCACGCTCCTTATGACTAAGCGGGCGAAAACTGCGTGCTTATGACGCTCTTTTTGCTAAAAGAATCGTTGTTCTTCTTTGCTGCAACTATATCGCGCTGTCCCACTTGAAATTTGATGTGAAAGACAGAGCGTGGCGTCCTTGCTTCCATCTTAGCATACTTATGACTGGTTGCAATTAGAACTACAGCACAAAACTGGGAAAATGGCTTCCGATTGAGCCTTGTTTCTTCAAGACAGAAAATAAAGTGTAATTTTCTTCGGCTTCAGCGTAACAGCACAAGTTAATACAGAAGTTACGCACCCGATGAAGGTAGTCAGGGTACGTTACGATTGTATACGAAGTTGAAAGAACATAATGATCCAAGCGCTATGCCAACAGTAGCGCAAGCTACCTTGAAGATCTTGGCAGGAAATTAGAGGCTAACAAcatttcttaatattttttttgctggaaagaaaaaagaattgaaagggaagaaagaaagcatcAATGAATACCAAAGCTAGCTTTTAATGGAACGGAGCTTGGGTGAAAGATTTATCTATTCCTCGCAACGCTCAGCGCCACATTAGTTGATCtcgaaggagagaaaaaaaaaaagtcgcaagtTGTGCACATCCTGGCCACGTGCCTCCATCTGCTTTTCCGTGACCCTTAGCATTATTGACGGCCTACGTACCCTCGCAGCTGGCGCGCTGTGCCTCGGCCGATGATGCTGGCGGAACTTCGCGCCAGAAGCGCCAGCAGCAGGAGCGGGACGAGTCCAGGCCGTACGGGGCCCATTGCGTTCTCAGCCTAGACTGGCCACATCGTCGAAAGCGGGAACGGACGGCGACCGTCCGGTCGCAATCGCGCGCGCACCGCTGACCAAGGGTGTTCTTGGGCGACGCCGGTGTCGGGTGTCCCTGAGCTCGCCCGCGAATGTACGGCCTGCAACGACGGCAGCTGCGCGTGCGAGCTCTCTCGAACGCCGGGCAGGGCGCGTGACGAGGATGATCGAGAGTGTGATGCGAGACACTTTTGACGCTTTCGCTCGATTTATGTCGAACCAATTCGGTGTTAGAAAGCGTTGAGCGTGGTCGTTGCATACGTTACCTGCGGGAAAAGAAGGATGAGCAAAAGCATAAGGAAAAGACAgatgaaaagaatgaagaaagatggacagaaagagaaaggaagcggATGAACGGATGAAACGGGATACGTTTCTCTCTATCATTCACACCTCGAAAGCCAATGTACTCTCAGCCTTGCAGCAGTCGGGTTGACCGAGGTGTGGAGTGTTTGCCCCTTTTACTTTTCCAAAGCAAAAGCTGCTCCTCTTTTCTCtttcagcgagagagagagatcgagGAACGGAAACAAGTGTGGATATACAGTGGAGTATAAGTTAGTGAAGCTGAAATTAAATACATGGCGATGAAAGAAATAAAACTAGTTCGTTTCGTCAGCAAAGCTGTAATCAAAATGTCTTATGCAACATTCATTTGTGTTTTGCGCAATTCTGACTTATGTAGGACCTAAGGTCTCGAAGCAACCCCTGGAGTGGCTGTAGCGTACGGTCCTGgcttaattttgactacctggtgTTGTTTAATGTACATCAAAATAAATTACAACACAAATGTCTATTCATTCCGCGTTCTCAGTAGTGTGACAGCTTGTTACGTAAACTCGTAGTCGAAAGCATAGAAGCCGTTGTGTGAGTGACAAGGTCTGTCGTAGAGCATTATTGCATGGCTTTCGTGCATTATCTGGCGCTCAGAGGTTCAGGAAAATGTCGCCTCTCTTGCATAAGAAAGGATTTCGTGCAAAGAAACTTCCAATGGGGTCTTCTTACGGAACTCTACGCCCAGACCTATCACCAGCGTACATGTTTTGAAACTTTTGATTCACTGTATAGGCGTATGCTCCTGGTGCTTTAGTATGACATCATGGTCTTTTTGTCAACAGCATTCGTTGGAACACCTGCATGTTTGCGCACTACAGGCACAGTCCTGTCGCCAAAGTTGCCAAGCATTACGAAAAATGAGGGAAGCAgaaaaagaaggcacactaaaATTTTAAAAGCCAAACTGAGCTGGCAAAAACTAATTGCATTTCCTTTAAATCAATGTACCTAGTCACTTCACGCAAATGTAATCTCGGAGTGCTTGTGTCGACTACGCTGGTGCTGCCTAGATTGCTGGGAACCTTCGCGAAAGTACTTTTTCCAGCCGATCAAAGTACTTCACTTCGCTGTCGGTGGAAATGCGAGATATGTTCCGCACGCTGTGACAACTGTCTTGTGACGATGGTGATGCGAGCTGTCAGACATTAGGATCTGTGTGTGCTCTTTGCGTGTACATAACTTCGTTTCTCTACACTATCCCGTGTAGTTCGTGTTGAGTTTTCGCATGCGCGAATGGTGCACTGGCGTATCCATCGATGTGGAATACAGTGGCACTGTTGGGGGTGGTGATGTTATTTTGCTGCAGGTAGGATTAGTCTGGACCACCTGGACGGACACGCTCTTCCTCACCAACTCTTTCCACATCATTAAGGTGAGTCCACCATGAGTCGATCAATTCAGATTCGCAGAAATTTGAGTACAATGCATGACACCTTCTTGCGGATTATCCACTGTCCTTTCggcaaaatgatgatgatgatgatgatgatgatgatgacgacaatgatgatgatgatgacgatgatgatgatctcagGCACTGTGGCGCATACTCACCGTGGAGGCCCGGCCAAGAATTAGGCAGCGTTAGGGAAATATAGTTAAACTATTTTGAAAACTATATTTTTATGCGGACGCCTGGGTCATGCCCCCTTCTCATGCTGTCCAGAAGCACCTCCCTTTCAGAACAAAACCAGTAGCAGGATCAGGTGAAGTGCGCTATAACGCCCGTTTCGGCGCCCTCAGTGCAACGTGGAGAGGCTGGAGTGTAGGCCAATCCAGTTTTAACTCAGTGCAGGAGGGTGGCTCGCACGCGGATAAGTTCCATTAGAGCCCCTGCTGATGCGGCGGACTTCTAAGCGGAAACAAAGGGGCGACAAATTGTCTTTCCAGGGAGCTCGCTGGAGCTCTCACTGTAGCTATGAGATACCAGCGCTAGGAAACACCACATGAGACAAAGGCGACGCAACACTGTGCTGTCGTGTCTCTTTTGTCTCGTTTGCCGTCTCCTAGCACTGGCATCACACTATGAAAAACCAATGAGCCCGACGCAACGTGTTGGCAGTCTCACTGTCGGCTGCATTTACCAGCGACATAAACATGCGAACGTATTCATTGAATTTTAATCATAATTCTCTCCTTCCTCTCCCTTcattgttttattgtttttgtgATTTCCTTAAGCAACGGAGCGACAAACCACAGAGCTTCTTTGGAGGCATTTCACCAGGTAGTTACCGATTACCAGCTTCGAATCCAAGGGGTGTGACGGCGTTCAGGGCGGGCGCATTAGTCCGTCTACGAAGGAGGCCAGGACTAACGGTACTCTTTGCATCGTCCGAAGAGAACAGGAGGTTGATCCGTCGGAGAAGACATGGAGCTTGTTGGGGTAGATTTAATTCAAGTTCTTTAGCACAAATGAATGAGCCTCAGAAGAAGGGGTCAATCGTTTATAGCGCCATCCAAAAATGGTAAAGCCGTAAACGACATCCTCGAAGATCCAAGGTGAACCAGCTCATCGCCTTCGTTTCGGAATTAGCTCAAGTGTACTAGTTCATCATCGATTCTATAATTTCTATACTTTTCTCTCTTTCCCTTTCGTTCCAGTGTAGTGTGGCGGGCCAGAAGTACGGTAACTACAAGATGCTCGTTCCTTCGGGCAACTTTTTCGCCTTTCCATGCTCTCTTCCTCCCactggatagatagatagaataaactttattgtccaaaggataaggtgatctacccaccccccgacacgcaggtcagggggcgagtgccgccgcctcagatgcaggctgggaggtcttgggccccagcagcctcttcagccagttggacgagccggagatggagctcagagtccgagctgcgcagcagggtctcccagttgtctctactacctattttgtgcgttcccccgggagagtacggacattcccatattatgtggtcgagggtccctctcgccccacaaagattacatttatcgctcctggcctcggggaacatgtggttcgccataaccgggtgcggatacgtataagtttgtagtcgtctccacgcgactgcttgtctgttgtttaattttgggtctggcggggataccagtctacgagccaatctataatgttgcgtgatctccccatattttagcatgtgctctccgctccctcggtcatcgaggggccccgtaaACCGCCATGACAAAGAAGGAACCGACGAAGAAGAAACTGCAATGAAAAGGGGCTCGCGCTTTTCGCGCCAGCTCCGCGCTCGCCGGACACGTGCGACTGCGAAGGCCGAGCACAAGTGCGTAGCGTCGCCTTGAAGCAAGTACCCTGCGCCAGGACCGCATGGACGACGTACAGAAGCGAGCGCCGTCGGCCCGTTCGGACGCCTCGTCCAGGGCGTCTCAGCAACCGGAGCGGCCCGCGCTGAGCGATGAGCAGATCAGCGAGTTCCGCGAGGCTTTCACGCTGTACGACAAGGACGGGAGCGGCTGCATAAGGGCGTCCGACCTGGGCACCGTCATGCGGTCCCTGGGCTATCACCCGACTGAGGCGCAGGTCGCGGTAAGCGAATGCCTCGGTGGCCGCGCTCGCTTCTCGACAGCTGTGCCAGAGGGGACAAGTCATGGCAGCATGCATGTTGGGGCGGCAGAGCAGCAAAACGAGGCAACAGTTCGTTCGATGTTCTGACACGTCATTTGTACTGCAGAGGCTCCTTGTCCTTCCGAGTCCGGTTTAGCTCGCTCTGCGTCTTATTGGGATGTCAGGCACGCGCTCATACCCGTCGTTGTTCCGTGGTCATTCACCCGCTTCTCTGCAGTATTCCGAAGTTTTAACCATAGTTTGACCGTCGCCTTGCCGTCTTACACCAGAACTACAATTATGAGTTGTATAAGAATTTCCGAAATCACCATTCAAGATGTAAGGACTTATGGTCCGATGAACCATGCGCGCTGTTTTAGACGTACTTTTGATATCGATTTTGCGAATGAAAGCGCGTTGTCTTTTCTTTGCAAGTCACTTTGGTAACAGTACGAGCAATAGAGTGCTTTTGGGCGCTCAAGCAATCATAACGTTAATTAGTTGTTAACTTCGTTTAGAATAGGGAGTGTTTCAGAATAAAACGATGAGTGATGCTCTATCGTAGAAAAGACAAGTGCGCAGGCACTTGAAGATTTGCGCTTGTGAAGTCGAGGCTTTTAGAGGGCGCATGGGCAGCGTTATCACACTGTATATATCAGTGATTGGTCGACAGTGACAGGCGTCAGTGAGCACCTCTCCCTTAGAAGAATGTGGCACACTCCATGACATCTTGTTGAGTTTACTCTGGCGAAGAGGTCTGCTGTCGCGCTAGCACTAGAAGTGATTAGCGCTCCATACGCTCATCTTTGTGTTGGCTGTAATATGCCCGGCCTGCTGGTCACCTCTCTGGTGTACTTAGCCTTTGGTCGAGTGTATAGAAGCTGTACGTGTCGCGGACCTTGCGGTTCACGTATGTCGGGGCCATCAACACGTGCACTTTAGTTTCTTTGGTTGTTACTACCATGTGAAGCAAACAGAGaatgaagcaaaagaaagcaTACTGGAAACAAACTTTTGTATGTAAATAAAATGTAGAAGTAATGAGAAAAAGAGCCATGAAAATggatgtttgtttttttctctcagaCTATAcagaaatttttaaaaagttgcttgtggcagatagcacagttcaaTTTCTTGAAACAAATTACTCAATAAGGCGGACATTACGAGCACGAAAAACTAAAATGCATAATCTACTAATTAAAAAATACTAATTAGGATTTAAACTATGTtacggcacatattacaatttgaGAATTGTACCCGGTGAGTACGCACGGcgaaaaagcacaaaaataaatgggGCGCCACTATATCCAGTAGCGCGCTTTGGGAATGAATATATTGAAACTGGCGTCCATCACACGTAGAATTCGTTCAATGTAGATACGCCTTGGAAGCtgaccagctacaattcgtaaattgcagtacatgccgtaaagtaattaattgaaaGCTTAGTCTATAGGTAAATTTTGTTAATTACTGAATTAAGCATTTCGATATCTCGTGGAAGTAAGGACCACCTTTTTGAGTatccagttaaaaaaaaaactcgaattGTTTTATCGTCCACAGACGACATTTAGAAATTCTGCAGTctatataagaagaaagaaagcatgagCGACTCTCCTCTGTGAGgcggatggccagcgaagctgtttgacACACGCCACAGAaatgacacagaattttgaacatagGTTGGAACACAtgtattgtcttgatcggtggtcgtCGTGACTAAATGTGCGCATACACATTGATTTGTATACACTTGCGCGGAggactctgtatatatatatatatatatatagtttaggAAACGAAGGagcacttacgaaaattgcatcttttAATGTTTTAACGTATCGGCCGTGGCGCGGCCTTCGTCAGGTtcattctgacgaaggccgtgccatgGCCGATACGTTAAAACATTaaaagatgcaattttcgtaagtgtgctccttcgtttcttcaactacctgtGCGCCGGACCTACAGAACATTTCCTTGAATTATATATATGTTTCTCTGCATTACGAGAGCGAtgggccattgcattttttgcttgcttagcgggcatgagccattgctgatggggATAGTTTTTGTTGAGGCAGAGCAGAAATGCACGAAAGCCTAGCTATAAacggcttcactgtaaaaaaaacaacaaaaacaaaaacaaaacacaacaaAGCACCCTATATAACAAAAAAAGATCGAGTCCCTTTGGACCCCTGATTTCCCTAACTCATTCCTTTCTTTGGCTTATATattataaaaagaaaaatggtggGGGGCTAGCGCCGCAGAGTCTGTCAAGCCCAGCCCCTGTAGAAACAAGAGTACAACCGCAGCGTATGTTGAAAGCAGAAAAAACATTGCACAGACTGCTTTCGCGCTGTGGAGGAGACATTTTTGTCGACAATTGTCTGCACCGTCGCGCGGATTCTGCGAGATGTTATGCTCTTCTGACAATGGCAAGCGGCTTGCAGGAAATAGTGGACTCCAATTCGCGGGAGAACATCGACTTTCCCGAGTTCCTGACCATCATGGCGAAGGAGGAGTTCCGGCTGGACGACGTCGACGAGGAGATCCGCGAGGCGTTCAAGGTGTTCGACCGCAACGGAGACGGCTACGTCAGCGCCGCCGAGCTGCGTCACGTGATGACCACCATGGGCGAGAAGCTGTCGCACGAGGAAGTGGACGAGATGATACGCGAGGCGGACCAGGACGGCGACGGGCGCATCAACTACGACGAGTTCGTGAGCATGGTGACCTCCAAGTGAACGGCCGGGCCGAGGGACTCAATAAACCGTTCTCGTTTCGCGCCCCTTCGTGCAGAAAGCTGATTCGAGAGACTTAGGACACGGTAACTTGAAGAGAAACAATACAAAAAATCTGACTGTGTTTCTTGCCAAATACTTTTCGGTTACACGATACACAGGTACGAAGGGAAGCTTCGGGAGCTCCTGATTTGCGTGCACCGACAGTTATGAGTACAGGTTCTCGTGCCGAGATAATTTTGGGAAGGCTTGTTCAACATTTAGGAGCCACACACCATAGAGAGGCAACGGCTGTCATACCGCGGGCTGCGGGCTGCGGcgacaatgaaaacaaaaaaaaaatacttggtaGGTATCGGCAAGTGCGGTTACAACTCTCGCTcctgcagtattttttttttttttgcctgggtGTCAGTTTGGGCCTTCGGTTCCTTATTGGACCACGCTATCTGCCCCGCACTTAGCCCCACTCCTAACTTCCAGGCCTAGTTCACGGTTCGGCTAAACATGCGCTCCGCACACAGATGCGAAGTATAGCTGCATGCAATCAGGGTTTCACTGGTACCCGCTTCACATTATACACCACAAGGTGTTCGAACCcaccacctcccatcttcgaaggaagctGGGAATCCAGATAAAGTGATAGCTTTTTGAAGAAGGGGAACGGAACAATATTCTAGCAGTATAAAAGTTAGTGCACTCATTGGAGGAACAAGATTTAGAAAATGCATTAGTGTAGAGTGCAAGCTGCTGCAGTACAACTTTTGCGCTCTGCTGTTGAATGTCACCGCAAGTTGAACACCACAGATTACGCCAACAATAACCTCGCTCTTCGTGAAGGTCCTGTATGTGAACCGAGTATAAAGTTACctaagaaatgttttttttaagaGCAAGCTAAATTTATTCGGATTACATTAAGTCAGGTGAATTACCTGCCCAAGCAGACATCATTTgctaggtaaaaaaagaaaaacgaaagcaaTTCGTTGAGTAGTTAAACTATTCACGCAACTGTATGGCACACATTGGGAAGTTGAAGGGAATCACAACATAAGTGTAATTCCGGAATCGTAAGCTTGAAGATAGCGATGCAGATAAAAATAACTACCATCAGATTTTATTGggataaaaatgaaatagaacctGGTGGTGTGTTCGCGTTCTCAgcgccgtcggcgccgccgtcTTGTCCCAAGATGGACTGCGCAAGAATACGGTTCGCGCGACCGGAATTGTCTCGAGAGACGCCAGAGAGGCGCAGTGCGCTTGGCTGCAAAAACTACAAAGCCGAGGGAATGACACCCACACACGCCACGCTCAATCGGCTCTGCACCCTTGCCAGGGCAGccttctgccttccgctgctggtgTGAGCGCTGTGTACGAAGATTCACGTTGCTGTTGTAGAGCTGTGCGGAAACCACACCATGCTGCGTATACAAGGAGGTTAAAACAAACTTGGGTTCCCACAGCGGTCGGAGCTAACAGACGGTACACTTCAAGGCACAGACGCTGGTGGTTTTTCCTTCCGTCACTTCGTGCTCTATTGAGGCGTGAAGTCTGCAACGGCCGGTGGCGGCTCTCCTCACCTCGTCGATGTTGTGAGACGCCTGCAATAGCTGCCTGGGTGCTGTTTCTACTGCGCCGCAGAGGTTGCATCGCGTACCGTGTCGCACCGACATGTCGCATCCGCGTATTCTAAGAACACCGTTTGAGGAGCTTGAGCTTAACGCCAAACCTTGCAATCGTTTCCAATGCTTCACCCTTCGTGCGAGACTGCCCAGTCTTGTCCGTTATATGCCGCCTTAGTCACGCACGAGGGACAACAAAGAGCGATTCCCGGTTCATACCCTGCTTCCCGGTGCATAGACTCATAATAATGCAACGAAGGCACGTCTTCAACGAAGCCATGTTCTAGCTACGCATTGTCCAACGATTGCCATATTCACAACCTCTGGAATATCCCCTACGTTGGTTAATGAAATTTTGACGAAATCTTTGTTTTACCGTTGTAAATGCCAAATTTACAACTCATAGGTTTGTGAGAACTGCGTTCACATAGAAGGTTCTTTAGTCTGATATATGATGACCCATGAACGCGCCCCGCAACTAGTTTGCGCGAGAGCACGTGAACTTTGTATCGGCGGTTAAAGTTCAGCCGCCAAGCACTGGCTTGGCAAGATCCCTCATCACATCGCCTACAAGATGCGTTGGTGAGGGTTCTCATTCACTGATTGATCATGTTTTAACAAACCTAGACGTTTTGGCCCATTTTGACGGGCGTTGTTAACACTGACCTCACTGATCACTTTCCGATTTTTGCAATCTTCGAAACACGTTTAGCTAACATTGACACCTCTTACTTCACTACAGTACTCGACACAGATAAGTTCATTTCTaccattaaattatggggttttacgtgctaaaaccactttctgattatgagacacgccgtagtggaggactccggaaatttcgaccatctggggttccttaacgtgcacccaaatctaagtacacgggtgttttcgcatttcgcccccatcgaaatgcggccgccgtggccgggattcgatcccgcgaccttgtgctcagcatcctaacaccatagccactgagcaaccatggcgggtacatTTCTACCATTAGCTCCACTGACTGGTGGGAGAGAAATAACCTTTAttgttagaccaggcttcttgagcccataggtgggtggcctcctcagtccaggtagccatggctcgttgccgccgcccgagccctgttcaccaaccgcagctggctgtcCGGGTCTTGCGtgaccagcagagcctcccactggtcttccaattcttcctaTGAATCTgcttctttctgcatgttatcgcctggtggtggtgatga comes from the Dermacentor variabilis isolate Ectoservices chromosome 2, ASM5094787v1, whole genome shotgun sequence genome and includes:
- the LOC142572327 gene encoding neo-calmodulin-like isoform X2, yielding MREWCTGVSIDVEYSGTVGGGDVILLQVGLVWTTWTDTLFLTNSFHIIKEIVDSNSRENIDFPEFLTIMAKEEFRLDDVDEEIREAFKVFDRNGDGYVSAAELRHVMTTMGEKLSHEEVDEMIREADQDGDGRINYDEFVSMVTSK
- the LOC142572327 gene encoding neo-calmodulin-like isoform X1, with the protein product MDDVQKRAPSARSDASSRASQQPERPALSDEQISEFREAFTLYDKDGSGCIRASDLGTVMRSLGYHPTEAQVAEIVDSNSRENIDFPEFLTIMAKEEFRLDDVDEEIREAFKVFDRNGDGYVSAAELRHVMTTMGEKLSHEEVDEMIREADQDGDGRINYDEFVSMVTSK